The following are encoded together in the Zingiber officinale cultivar Zhangliang chromosome 8A, Zo_v1.1, whole genome shotgun sequence genome:
- the LOC122010188 gene encoding blue-light photoreceptor PHR2-like — translation MDTNTPPPPSQLQELTAASASASASASQDENQEELPTANLPLASLSLSLSLFSPFPKPCSVVPSPSHVKFNVPSQVSSLSISLFPPPAKSSSKLSAPSNISNSLLLSPSPFLRRRPTDPSAAAAARRCTIVWFRADLRLHDNEPLSAANADSLSILPVFLFDPRDFGRSPSGFDRTGPYRARFLIDSVAELRQGLRRRGSDLVVRIGRPEVVLPELARAAGADAVYSHREVSHDEARAEERVAAAMEAEGVEVKYFWGSTLYHIDDLPFKLEHMPTNYGGFREKVKVLTVRKTIETPEEVKGVPSRGNIEPGDIPSLQDLGLNPAPTMSQDGKPIMSASLVGGETEALERLKKFAIECRTETSRGNMENSRNSIFGANFSCKISPWLAMGCLSPRLMFEELKKTANRTVSTASSAKSGGLNSPDSGMNWLMFELLWRDFFRFITKKYSSAKKGAAAPATACTGALV, via the exons ATGGATACCAACACGCCCCCTCCTCCTTCCCAGCTCCAGGAACTCACcgccgcctccgcctccgcctccgcctccgcctctcAAGACGAGAACCAAGAAGAACTCCCGACTGCCAATCTCCCGTTGGCCTCCCTCTCACTCTCACTCTCCCTCTTCTCCCCCTTCCCCAAACCTTGCTCCGTCGTCCCCTCGCCTTCCCACGTAAAATTCAACGTCCCCTCGCAAGTCTCCTCCCTCTCCATCTCCCTCTTCCCTCCCCCGGCGAAATCTTCGTCCAAGCTCTCCGCCCCTTCCAACATCTCCAATTCCCTCCTGCTCTCCCCCTCGCCCTTCCTTCGCCGCCGCCCCACCGACCCTTCCGCCGCCGCTGCCGCCCGCCGCTGCACCATCGTCTGGTTCCGCGCTGATCTGCGCCTCCACGACAACGAGCCCCTCTCCGCCGCCAACGCCGACTCCCTCTCGATCCTTCCCGTCTTCCTCTTTGACCCACGTGACTTCGGCCGTTCCCCCTCGGGCTTCGACCGCACCGGACCCTATCGCGCTCGCTTCCTCATCGACTCCGTAGCCGAGCTCCGCCAGGGGCTGCGACGCCGTGGCTCCGACCTCGTGGTGCGGATCGGACGGCCCGAGGTCGTGCTGCCGGAGCTCGCCCGTGCTGCTGGCGCTGACGCTGTGTACTCCCACCGGGAGGTGTCCCATGATGAGGCGCGTGCAGAGGAGAGGGTTGCGGCGGCGATGGAGGCTGAAGGGGTGGAGGTCAAGTACTTCTGGGGGAGCACGCTGTATCACATAGACGACTTGCCGTTTAAGCTGGAGCACATGCCAACCAATTATGGAGGATTCAGGGAGAAAGTGAAGGTCTTAACCGTTAGGAAGACGATCGAGACGCCGGAAGAGGTTAAGGGAGTGCCTTCAAGAGGAAATATTGAACCTGGGGATATACCGAGCTTGCAAGACCTTGGACTTAATCCAGCTCCCACAATGTCGCAG GATGGAAAACCTATTATGAGTGCTTCCCTCGTGGGTGGTGAGACTGAAGCattagaaagattgaaaaagttTGCTATTGAATGCCGCACCGAAACAAGCAGAGGAAATATGGAGAATTCTAGGAATAGCATATTTGGTGCTAATTTCTCATGCAAAATCTCACCTTGGCTAGCTATGGGATGCCTTTCTCCTCGCTTGATGTTTGAGGAGCTAAAGAAGACTGCCAATAG GACGGTTTCTACTGCTTCATCTGCGAAGAGTGGCGGTCTGAATTCACCAGATAGTGGGATGAACTGGTTGATGTTTGAGTTATTGTGGAGAGATTTCTTCAG GTTTATCACCAAGAAATACAGTTCGGCTAAGAAGGGTGCAGCTGCACCAGCCACAGCTTGCACTGGTGCCCTGGTGTAA